From Gallus gallus isolate bGalGal1 chromosome 14, bGalGal1.mat.broiler.GRCg7b, whole genome shotgun sequence, one genomic window encodes:
- the BHLHA15 gene encoding class A basic helix-loop-helix protein 15, whose product MKAKAKGKKQRPTADKEAFSEESATRKKELVKCLRHTERRSGGSKESSRIAAARAKHPWSSKDRLLRRLESNERERQRMHKLNNAFQALREVIPHVRAENKLSKIETLTLAKNYIKSLTSIILNMSNGHFPAAEGLGGSWGPKLYQHYQQQRGDDDHEKHSFSKNT is encoded by the coding sequence ATGAAGGCCAAAGccaaagggaagaaacaaaggCCTACTGCTGATAAAGAAGCCTTTTCTGAGGAGTCTGCAACGAGGAAAAAAGAACTGGTGAAATGCCTGCGGCACACAGAGAGGAGGAGTGGAGGaagcaaggagagcagcaggattGCTGCAGCCAGAGCCAAGCATCCTTGGAGCAGTAAAGACAGACTCTTGAGGAGACTGGAAAGCAATGAGCGGGAGAGGCAGAGAATGCACAAGCTCAACAACGCATTCCAGGCCTTGCGGGAGGTAATCCCTCATGTGAGAGCTGAGAATAAACTTTCCAAAATAGAGACTCTCACACTGGCCAAGAATTACATTAAATCGTTGACCTCCATTATACTCAATATGTCCAATGGACACTTCCCAGCTGCAGAAGGGTTGGGGGGATCCTGGGGGCCCAAACTATACCAGCATTATCAACAGCAACGTGGTGATGATGATCATGAGAAACATAGCTTCAGCAAAAATACCTAG